One window of the Natronomonas marina genome contains the following:
- a CDS encoding transcription elongation factor Spt5, whose translation MGVFAVKTTASQERTVADMIINREEPDIHAALAPDSLTSYVMVEADGTAAIERALEDIPHARNLVPGKSSIAEVEHFLSPKPDVEGIAEGDIVELIAGPFKGEKAQVQRIDEGKDQVTVELYEATVPIPVTVRGDQIRVLDSEER comes from the coding sequence ATGGGCGTCTTCGCCGTCAAGACCACGGCGAGCCAGGAGCGGACCGTCGCGGACATGATCATCAACCGCGAGGAGCCAGACATTCACGCCGCTCTGGCACCCGACTCGCTGACCAGTTACGTGATGGTCGAGGCCGACGGGACGGCGGCCATCGAGCGGGCACTGGAGGACATCCCGCACGCCCGCAACCTCGTCCCCGGCAAGTCCTCAATCGCGGAGGTCGAGCACTTCCTCAGTCCCAAGCCGGACGTCGAGGGCATCGCCGAGGGCGACATCGTCGAACTCATCGCCGGGCCGTTCAAGGGCGAGAAGGCCCAGGTCCAGCGTATCGACGAGGGCAAGGATCAGGTCACGGTCGAACTCTACGAGGCGACCGTCCCCATCCCGGTCACCGTCCGCGGCGACCAGATTCGCGTGCTCGACAGCGAGGAGCGATGA
- a CDS encoding DUF7503 family protein produces the protein MSESENAVAAWLAENPKMTGVLFTMMLLLSQAGTVAANGASAGP, from the coding sequence ATGTCCGAAAGCGAGAACGCGGTCGCCGCGTGGCTGGCGGAGAACCCGAAGATGACCGGCGTGCTGTTTACGATGATGCTACTGCTGTCGCAGGCGGGGACAGTGGCGGCGAACGGCGCGAGTGCTGGGCCGTAA
- a CDS encoding DUF7565 family protein: MWACAIDGCAYGAESVENLLVHQATDHERHQCAVCSTIVPDGYFAIRHAFSEHSRVEYMRHYDADADDVRTREAVVETVESEADVEAVAERLDDDVTGD; encoded by the coding sequence ATGTGGGCGTGTGCAATCGACGGCTGTGCGTACGGCGCCGAGTCCGTCGAGAACCTGCTGGTCCACCAGGCGACCGACCACGAGCGCCACCAGTGTGCGGTCTGTAGCACCATCGTCCCGGACGGTTACTTCGCCATCCGGCACGCCTTCTCCGAGCATTCCCGTGTCGAGTACATGCGCCACTACGACGCCGACGCCGACGACGTCCGGACGCGAGAGGCGGTGGTGGAGACCGTCGAGTCCGAAGCGGACGTCGAGGCGGTGGCCGAACGACTCGACGACGACGTGACCGGCGACTGA
- a CDS encoding protein translocase SEC61 complex subunit gamma — translation MNTPKDLSSYIRVLKLASTPSWDEFSKVSTIAGLGILLVGLLGFSIFAIMSFVPGGP, via the coding sequence ATGAACACGCCGAAAGACCTGTCGTCCTACATTCGCGTGCTGAAACTGGCCAGCACGCCCTCCTGGGACGAGTTCTCGAAGGTGTCGACCATCGCGGGACTCGGCATCCTGCTCGTCGGCCTTCTCGGGTTCAGCATCTTCGCCATCATGTCGTTCGTTCCGGGAGGGCCCTGA
- a CDS encoding DUF7503 family protein, with protein sequence MSDDTISTWLAENPKMTGVLFTMMLLLSQAGTVAANGASAGP encoded by the coding sequence ATGAGTGACGACACAATCTCGACGTGGCTGGCGGAGAACCCGAAGATGACCGGCGTGCTGTTTACGATGATGCTACTGCTGTCGCAGGCGGGGACAGTGGCGGCGAACGGCGCGAGTGCTGGGCCGTAA
- a CDS encoding sulfatase, with product MTGVDIDNVVLVTVDSLRADATSPYDPERHTPVLQDLADSGTVFEHAFANGNWTPFSFPGILASRPVFADTGHIGVDESRTLAEVMSEAGFETGGFNAANGFLTSHWGYDDGFDDFEPFVAEIGSSIYSRYLAAHPTVEAWLQLATSPFRRLSSKLRGNSDEQPFHDASRGLDVERSATEFVESTDGPFFLWVHYMDAHTPYVPAPRYVREVSDSRLGTHRMIVAHTKTGLGWEVDDRTLGDLRTLYQGAVRQVDASIGRLRDTLAAAGLADDTAFVVAGDHGEEFQEHGHLAHYPKLYDELAHVPLVVDVPGVDGGRVEGAVGLDAIPPTVCELAGVDADASWGGESLLPAVLEGTPPADDPVVSVTVRGEEVTKQPIPRGLDDGDLLVSARTTEWTYITNTETGHEELYHRPSDPDQQENRLSAAPGGETAAVLDRLRPVAEAHAASLTEESAGDAGDAMDEDLETRLSALGYR from the coding sequence ATGACCGGCGTAGACATCGACAACGTCGTACTCGTGACCGTCGATTCGCTCCGTGCGGACGCGACCAGTCCGTACGACCCCGAGCGGCACACGCCGGTGCTTCAGGACCTCGCCGACAGCGGCACGGTCTTCGAACACGCCTTCGCCAACGGCAACTGGACGCCCTTCTCGTTTCCCGGTATCCTCGCCTCGCGGCCGGTCTTCGCCGACACCGGACACATTGGCGTCGACGAGTCCCGCACGCTGGCCGAGGTCATGTCGGAGGCCGGCTTCGAAACCGGCGGGTTCAACGCCGCCAACGGCTTTTTGACGAGCCACTGGGGGTACGACGACGGCTTCGACGACTTCGAACCGTTCGTCGCCGAGATCGGCTCCAGCATCTACAGCCGGTATCTCGCCGCCCACCCGACCGTCGAGGCGTGGCTCCAGTTGGCCACCTCGCCGTTCCGGCGACTCTCCTCGAAGCTCCGGGGCAACTCCGACGAACAGCCGTTCCACGACGCCTCACGGGGGCTCGACGTCGAGCGGAGCGCCACCGAGTTCGTCGAGTCGACCGACGGCCCCTTTTTCCTGTGGGTCCACTACATGGACGCACACACGCCGTACGTCCCCGCGCCCCGCTACGTCCGGGAGGTCTCCGACTCGCGGCTCGGCACCCACCGGATGATCGTCGCCCACACCAAGACCGGCCTCGGCTGGGAGGTCGACGACCGGACGCTCGGGGACCTCCGGACGCTGTACCAGGGCGCTGTCCGGCAGGTCGACGCCAGTATCGGCCGCCTCCGGGACACCCTCGCTGCGGCCGGCCTCGCCGACGACACCGCCTTCGTCGTCGCCGGCGACCACGGCGAGGAGTTCCAGGAGCACGGTCACCTCGCCCACTACCCCAAACTGTACGACGAACTCGCCCACGTCCCGCTCGTCGTCGACGTGCCCGGCGTCGATGGGGGCCGCGTCGAGGGGGCCGTCGGACTGGACGCCATCCCGCCGACGGTGTGCGAACTCGCGGGCGTCGATGCCGACGCCTCCTGGGGCGGCGAGAGCCTCCTCCCGGCCGTCCTCGAGGGGACGCCGCCGGCCGACGATCCCGTGGTCTCCGTCACCGTCCGCGGCGAGGAGGTGACAAAACAGCCCATCCCGCGGGGACTCGACGACGGCGACCTGCTCGTCAGCGCCCGGACGACCGAGTGGACCTACATCACGAACACGGAGACGGGCCACGAGGAACTGTACCACCGACCTTCCGATCCCGACCAGCAGGAGAACCGACTGTCGGCGGCGCCGGGCGGCGAGACGGCGGCGGTTCTCGACCGACTCCGTCCCGTCGCCGAGGCGCACGCGGCGTCGCTGACCGAGGAGTCGGCCGGCGACGCCGGCGACGCTATGGATGAGGACCTCGAAACGCGGCTCTCGGCGCTCGGCTACAGGTAG
- the cmk gene encoding (d)CMP kinase: MPTLDVTADQKLDSNLFVTVSGRSGSGVTTLCEALSEALDCGYVSGGEVFRELADERDMSLTQFVAEASASEEIDREIDRRLRTVAEKWGTANKAFILESRLAGWIAGNRADLRVWLDAPEEVRVDRTADREEIGAEMRVRDVIDTKRYEDYYGIDITDRSIYDLSINTARWSPAGVLELVLTAIETYEPTDDEGAVPTQDLEI, encoded by the coding sequence ATGCCGACGCTCGACGTCACCGCGGATCAGAAACTCGACAGCAATCTCTTCGTCACCGTCTCGGGCCGGTCCGGTTCCGGGGTGACGACGCTGTGTGAGGCGCTCTCGGAGGCGCTGGACTGTGGCTACGTCTCCGGCGGCGAGGTGTTCCGCGAACTCGCCGACGAGCGGGACATGAGCCTCACCCAGTTCGTCGCCGAGGCCAGTGCCTCCGAGGAGATCGACCGCGAGATCGACCGCCGCCTGCGCACCGTCGCCGAGAAGTGGGGCACGGCGAACAAGGCGTTCATCCTCGAGTCACGGCTCGCTGGCTGGATCGCGGGCAACCGTGCCGACCTCCGCGTCTGGCTGGACGCCCCCGAGGAGGTTCGGGTCGACCGGACCGCCGACCGCGAGGAGATCGGCGCCGAGATGCGCGTCCGGGACGTCATCGACACCAAACGGTACGAGGACTACTACGGCATCGACATCACCGACCGCTCCATCTACGACCTCTCGATCAACACCGCCCGCTGGAGTCCGGCGGGCGTCCTCGAACTCGTCCTCACCGCGATCGAGACGTACGAACCGACCGACGACGAGGGTGCCGTTCCGACGCAGGATCTCGAAATCTGA
- a CDS encoding transposase: protein MGEEATKTIQTRLHIASGERSWLHDARLASREIFNQTIRLTQQGYTRTEIQNEVDRDDFLRNNKCAVVGKALQTWDSYQSLKEWWENQDNPNGGKPTPPSTDRTGAYPLVMAHTEGYRLTVDDDTNRVQFRISAKPYKKVRGHLRGEPDAIDELRDALASDEVDVGQAELLYRDDVYYLHVTVTREFDVPEPDTADTVVGVDINERNVALTALDRETMRTKGTLVLDYGRVKQERQRYHTITTRCQEHGKASIHHRLGDKEERFTEWVLHRLSRAVVEFAEQFSNPVIVFEDMSGIRDEIRYGTYMNRRLHKLPFHKFETFVSYKATWREIPTDTVDAYYNSQTCSCCGERGYRQGRRFRCTNDECDVVQDHADRNASVNIAGREKAKLDGNTTNYRTHKTQPQVRLVRLSGSGRVSRPTSSRSLAEQGVLAHG, encoded by the coding sequence ATGGGTGAAGAAGCCACAAAAACGATTCAGACGCGTCTTCACATAGCGTCTGGTGAACGGTCGTGGCTTCACGACGCCCGCCTCGCCTCACGCGAAATTTTCAATCAAACCATCCGCCTCACACAACAGGGGTACACGCGTACCGAGATACAGAACGAGGTTGACCGCGACGACTTCTTGCGGAACAACAAGTGCGCGGTTGTCGGCAAAGCCCTCCAAACGTGGGACTCCTACCAGTCACTCAAAGAGTGGTGGGAGAACCAAGACAATCCAAACGGAGGAAAACCGACGCCTCCCAGTACCGACAGGACTGGCGCGTACCCGCTCGTGATGGCGCATACGGAAGGTTACCGCCTCACCGTTGACGACGACACGAACCGCGTCCAGTTCCGGATCAGCGCGAAACCCTACAAGAAGGTGAGAGGCCACCTTCGGGGGGAACCGGACGCGATAGACGAACTTCGAGACGCCCTCGCGTCGGACGAGGTGGATGTGGGGCAAGCCGAACTCCTATACCGCGATGACGTGTACTACCTACACGTCACGGTCACACGCGAGTTCGACGTACCCGAACCCGACACCGCTGATACTGTAGTCGGCGTAGACATCAACGAACGCAACGTCGCTCTCACAGCCCTCGACCGCGAGACGATGCGGACGAAGGGCACGCTCGTCCTCGACTACGGACGGGTCAAGCAGGAACGCCAACGCTACCACACCATCACCACACGCTGTCAGGAACACGGCAAGGCGAGCATCCACCACAGACTCGGTGACAAGGAGGAACGATTCACCGAGTGGGTGTTGCATCGGCTCTCCCGTGCTGTCGTGGAGTTCGCAGAACAGTTCTCAAACCCGGTTATCGTGTTCGAGGATATGAGTGGTATCCGAGACGAGATCAGGTACGGGACGTATATGAACCGCCGATTGCACAAACTCCCGTTCCACAAGTTCGAGACGTTCGTCTCGTACAAGGCGACGTGGCGAGAGATTCCCACGGACACGGTGGACGCATACTACAACTCACAGACGTGTTCGTGCTGTGGTGAGCGTGGGTATCGTCAGGGACGGCGGTTCCGGTGTACGAACGACGAGTGTGACGTGGTGCAAGACCACGCCGACCGGAACGCGTCGGTGAACATCGCGGGGCGCGAAAAGGCGAAACTCGACGGTAACACGACGAATTACCGGACTCACAAAACCCAACCACAGGTTCGGTTGGTGCGTCTGTCCGGGTCGGGGCGTGTAAGCCGCCCAACCTCATCCCGCTCGCTTGCCGAGCAGGGAGTGCTAGCGCACGGCTGA
- a CDS encoding Rieske (2Fe-2S) protein: MCASLVAATDDIPEVGTYLFTVREPDGSLEEVVLVDLEDGVAAWKNFCQHETDQRLDRGNGAAVRDGRLICPKHGSMFDAETGYCDNGKAAGSTLVEVDIAVRHGQVYLTDDDLEFVGEGGIDDDGSPSSTSHLTF; the protein is encoded by the coding sequence ATGTGTGCGAGCCTCGTCGCCGCTACCGACGATATTCCGGAGGTCGGGACGTACCTCTTTACCGTGCGCGAACCCGACGGGAGCCTGGAGGAGGTCGTCCTCGTCGATCTCGAGGACGGCGTCGCTGCGTGGAAGAACTTCTGCCAGCACGAGACCGACCAGCGACTCGACCGGGGCAACGGCGCCGCCGTGCGCGACGGCCGGCTCATCTGCCCGAAACACGGCTCGATGTTCGACGCCGAGACGGGCTACTGCGACAACGGGAAGGCCGCGGGCTCGACGCTCGTCGAAGTCGACATCGCCGTCCGGCACGGCCAGGTGTACCTCACCGACGACGACCTCGAGTTCGTCGGCGAGGGCGGCATCGACGACGACGGTTCGCCCTCCTCGACGTCGCATCTGACGTTCTGA
- a CDS encoding PHP-associated domain-containing protein, with product MDEFRVDTHVKVLDEGVVERAKARGLDALVYAPHFRRLPDIEARAERFSDEELLVVPAREVFTGDWRNRKHVLAVGLSDPVPDFITLEAAMAEFDRQDATVLAPHPEFATVSLEAHDIRAHRERIDAIEVYNPKHFGIHNDRARELAEEFDLPAFGSSYAHLHGSVGEVWTAFEERLDTGEELVDALKSGAPRRIYHRDGVGHRLRCAAEFGHLFYENTWKKIDRLFLSGTEPTHPGHIAYDGAFADVSVY from the coding sequence ATGGACGAGTTTCGCGTCGATACCCATGTGAAGGTGCTCGACGAGGGGGTCGTCGAGCGGGCCAAGGCCCGCGGGCTGGACGCCCTGGTGTACGCGCCGCACTTCAGGCGGTTGCCGGACATCGAGGCCCGCGCCGAGCGGTTCTCCGACGAGGAGTTGCTCGTCGTCCCCGCCCGGGAGGTGTTCACCGGCGACTGGCGCAACCGCAAGCACGTACTGGCGGTCGGGCTGTCCGACCCGGTGCCGGACTTCATCACGCTGGAGGCCGCGATGGCCGAGTTCGACCGCCAAGACGCGACCGTGCTGGCGCCACATCCCGAGTTCGCCACGGTGAGCCTCGAGGCCCACGACATCCGGGCCCACCGCGAACGGATCGACGCGATCGAGGTCTACAATCCCAAGCACTTCGGAATCCACAACGATCGGGCACGGGAACTGGCCGAGGAGTTCGACCTGCCGGCGTTCGGCTCTTCGTACGCCCACCTGCACGGCAGCGTCGGGGAGGTGTGGACCGCCTTCGAGGAGCGCCTCGACACCGGCGAGGAACTCGTCGACGCCCTGAAGTCGGGGGCGCCCCGGCGGATCTACCACCGGGACGGCGTCGGCCACCGGCTGCGGTGCGCCGCGGAGTTCGGCCACCTCTTCTACGAGAACACCTGGAAGAAGATCGACCGCCTGTTCCTGTCGGGAACGGAGCCGACCCACCCCGGCCACATCGCCTACGACGGCGCCTTCGCCGACGTGAGCGTCTACTGA
- a CDS encoding cytochrome P450, with amino-acid sequence MSRPLPAPPDAGLLNAVRFGTGTFRFLEGIQARFEDGTAIPIPGRPPLVLLTNPDLVAEALERRENFPRVPAQDAAAMIAEQGLVQSEGDLWEQQRSVMAPAFGGKQVTAYANTTGRRAHRLADEWAAAGRQDLNLHREMTAMTIRVASEILLGEDIGADRAEQFHEWMSVAGREFEFGVEVALPEWVPTRTSPAFEEAAEGIRGLSEELIDRRRAAMADGGEEGADMLTLLLRAAENPDVEMPDEQIRDEVATFLIAGHETTALSLTYTLSLLSWHPEARRRVREEAREVLGDGPPEHADLADLEYTKRAYHEALRLYPPAWAVFRQADGDQPLGEYTVADGSAVISPLWSIHRDARYFEDPGTFDPDRWQRRDPNAVDAYMPFSTGPHACIGRGFALSGATLVLARLVRDFDVDVPEDALDDLRITPTLRPADGVEATVRPVE; translated from the coding sequence ATGTCGCGTCCACTCCCGGCCCCGCCGGACGCGGGCCTGTTGAACGCGGTCCGGTTCGGCACGGGAACCTTCCGGTTCCTCGAGGGCATCCAAGCGCGGTTCGAGGACGGCACGGCGATTCCGATTCCCGGCCGGCCGCCGCTGGTGCTCCTGACGAATCCCGACCTCGTCGCCGAGGCGCTGGAGCGCCGCGAGAACTTCCCGCGCGTGCCCGCCCAGGACGCCGCGGCCATGATAGCCGAGCAAGGCCTCGTCCAGAGCGAGGGCGACCTCTGGGAGCAGCAGCGGTCGGTCATGGCGCCGGCCTTCGGCGGCAAGCAGGTGACCGCCTACGCGAACACGACCGGTCGGCGCGCCCACCGCCTGGCCGACGAGTGGGCCGCCGCCGGCCGGCAGGACCTGAACCTCCACCGCGAGATGACCGCGATGACGATTCGTGTCGCCTCGGAAATCCTGCTCGGCGAGGACATCGGCGCCGACCGCGCCGAGCAGTTCCACGAGTGGATGTCGGTCGCCGGCCGGGAGTTCGAGTTCGGCGTCGAGGTGGCGCTACCCGAGTGGGTCCCCACGCGGACCTCCCCGGCCTTCGAGGAGGCCGCCGAGGGTATCCGCGGGCTGAGCGAGGAACTCATCGACCGGCGCCGGGCGGCGATGGCCGACGGCGGCGAGGAGGGCGCCGACATGCTGACGCTCCTGCTCCGGGCCGCCGAGAACCCCGACGTCGAGATGCCGGACGAGCAGATACGCGACGAGGTGGCGACGTTCCTCATCGCCGGCCACGAGACGACGGCGCTGAGCCTCACCTACACCCTCTCGCTTCTGTCGTGGCACCCCGAGGCTCGCCGGCGCGTCCGCGAGGAGGCCCGCGAGGTGCTGGGCGATGGCCCGCCGGAACACGCCGACCTCGCCGACCTGGAGTACACGAAGCGGGCCTACCACGAGGCGCTGCGGCTCTACCCGCCGGCCTGGGCCGTCTTCCGGCAGGCCGACGGCGACCAGCCCCTCGGCGAGTACACCGTCGCGGACGGCTCGGCCGTCATCAGCCCGCTGTGGTCCATCCACCGCGACGCGCGGTACTTCGAGGACCCCGGGACGTTCGACCCCGACCGCTGGCAGCGCCGCGACCCCAACGCCGTCGACGCCTACATGCCGTTCTCGACGGGACCGCACGCCTGCATCGGCCGCGGGTTCGCCCTGTCGGGGGCGACGCTCGTGCTCGCGCGTCTCGTGCGGGACTTCGACGTCGACGTCCCCGAGGACGCCCTCGACGACTTGCGCATCACGCCGACGCTGCGGCCCGCCGACGGTGTCGAGGCGACGGTCCGGCCGGTCGAGTAG
- a CDS encoding GMC family oxidoreductase N-terminal domain-containing protein, producing MRERDTDVVVVGAGGDGPALAWRLGQLGVDVTILEAGPFYGNEEWPAPNDAPGGEASGDPDDLSGTLYDEQFTAREGEMNDPVTGKLRWGPADDDRPPWQRTVPQQALIAQLSGVGGTTQHYYANHPRAFVPAVNDQPHWPIDYADLVPYYQLLEDTHPVKPAPTTPKAEAFFEGARRAGYDRNDGFNVTEAGYRPFPNAIPQPDERLRRDGGGAGDGDETSGDDGPYRYPDFEGDTLAMHEHQGGPHPRDAPFRERARRSSNVSLVPRAFDTGHVEIRPNAFATEVLTAGGPGSIEATGVEFRDTWAGTTERVHADVVVLAAGCVETPRLWLNSGLPDDGWVGRGLTTHWFDFVAGTFDPDTLEELIGQRAIEPHQGQAAGSRLDVPGVGGIAVNTFAPGITAMATYAAGKGEWAFDRDTAGEPWDTCGRLSGRELKEQMADYRRTLTLICHTDDRPRKDNGVSVDESTEDEHGPVPLVEWEPHPDDDERRDELARRGAEVLREAGAEHVHRTDAAPILLHMQSSMAIGKVLDTGGEAKNVDRLFVADHSALANGVGGANPTHTGQALALRTAEHAAERYFGGVDDPVGDPT from the coding sequence ATGCGCGAACGCGACACCGACGTCGTGGTGGTCGGCGCCGGCGGGGACGGTCCCGCCCTGGCGTGGCGCCTCGGTCAACTCGGCGTCGACGTGACGATACTGGAGGCCGGCCCCTTCTACGGCAACGAGGAGTGGCCGGCGCCGAACGACGCGCCCGGCGGCGAGGCCTCGGGCGACCCCGACGACCTCTCGGGGACGCTGTACGACGAGCAGTTCACCGCGAGGGAAGGCGAGATGAACGACCCCGTCACCGGGAAACTCCGGTGGGGACCGGCGGACGACGACCGACCGCCGTGGCAGCGCACCGTCCCCCAGCAGGCGCTCATCGCCCAGCTATCCGGCGTCGGCGGGACGACCCAGCACTACTACGCCAACCACCCGCGGGCGTTCGTGCCGGCGGTGAACGACCAGCCTCACTGGCCCATCGACTACGCCGACCTGGTGCCGTACTATCAGCTCCTGGAGGATACCCACCCGGTGAAGCCGGCGCCGACGACGCCGAAGGCCGAGGCGTTCTTCGAGGGCGCCCGGCGGGCCGGGTACGACCGCAACGACGGGTTCAACGTCACCGAGGCGGGCTACCGGCCGTTCCCGAACGCCATCCCACAGCCGGACGAACGGCTACGGCGCGACGGTGGAGGCGCGGGCGACGGCGACGAGACGTCCGGTGACGACGGCCCGTACCGCTATCCCGACTTCGAGGGCGACACGCTGGCGATGCACGAACACCAGGGCGGCCCCCACCCGCGGGACGCACCGTTCCGCGAGCGGGCCCGCAGGTCCTCGAACGTCTCGCTGGTGCCGCGGGCCTTCGACACGGGCCACGTCGAGATACGGCCCAACGCCTTCGCCACCGAGGTGCTGACCGCGGGCGGCCCCGGGAGCATCGAGGCCACCGGCGTGGAGTTCCGCGACACCTGGGCCGGGACCACCGAGCGCGTCCACGCCGACGTCGTCGTGCTGGCGGCCGGGTGTGTCGAGACGCCGCGGCTGTGGCTCAACAGCGGCCTACCGGACGACGGCTGGGTGGGCCGGGGGCTGACGACCCACTGGTTCGACTTCGTGGCCGGCACCTTCGACCCCGACACGCTGGAGGAACTGATCGGCCAGCGAGCCATCGAACCCCACCAGGGGCAGGCGGCAGGCTCCCGCCTCGACGTGCCGGGCGTCGGCGGGATCGCGGTCAACACCTTCGCGCCCGGCATCACGGCGATGGCGACGTACGCCGCCGGGAAGGGCGAGTGGGCCTTCGACCGCGACACCGCGGGAGAGCCGTGGGACACCTGCGGCCGGCTGTCCGGCCGCGAACTGAAGGAACAGATGGCCGACTACCGGCGGACGCTGACGCTCATCTGTCACACCGACGACCGACCCCGGAAGGACAACGGCGTCTCCGTCGACGAATCCACCGAGGACGAGCACGGCCCCGTCCCGCTGGTCGAGTGGGAACCCCACCCCGACGACGACGAACGGCGGGACGAACTCGCCCGACGCGGCGCCGAGGTGCTGCGGGAGGCCGGCGCCGAGCACGTCCACCGGACCGACGCCGCGCCCATCCTCCTGCACATGCAGTCCTCGATGGCCATCGGGAAGGTCCTCGATACGGGCGGCGAGGCGAAGAACGTCGACCGGCTGTTCGTGGCCGACCACTCGGCGCTGGCCAACGGCGTCGGCGGCGCGAACCCGACCCACACCGGTCAGGCGCTGGCGCTCCGGACCGCAGAACACGCCGCCGAGCGGTACTTCGGCGGCGTCGACGACCCCGTCGGCGACCCGACCTGA
- a CDS encoding universal stress protein: MYDDILFPTDGETGADAGFERAVAAAETFGARLHVLYVADTTRDSVTTVGGDVVDVLEQEGEEIVDEYVDRAKARGIDAVDAVIQGQPHDIIVEYAEANADLVIMPTSGREGVAEHLLGSTTERVVRTCSVPVLTLPAG; the protein is encoded by the coding sequence ATGTACGACGACATCCTCTTTCCGACGGACGGCGAGACGGGTGCCGACGCGGGGTTCGAGCGGGCCGTGGCGGCCGCCGAGACCTTCGGCGCGAGGCTGCACGTCCTCTACGTCGCCGACACGACCAGAGACAGCGTGACCACCGTCGGCGGGGACGTCGTCGATGTCCTCGAGCAGGAGGGCGAGGAAATCGTCGACGAGTACGTCGACCGGGCGAAGGCCCGCGGCATCGACGCCGTCGACGCCGTCATCCAGGGGCAGCCTCACGATATCATCGTCGAGTACGCCGAGGCCAACGCCGACCTCGTCATCATGCCGACCAGCGGCCGGGAGGGCGTCGCCGAACACCTCCTCGGGAGCACGACCGAGCGGGTCGTGCGCACCTGTTCGGTGCCAGTGTTGACGCTGCCGGCCGGGTGA
- a CDS encoding GtrA family protein, producing MVRRLLRMAVEGPLAVRLRRFFLVGLLAAGVQQGLLFGFVELGRLNYLLAAAIAIEITIVFQYVLNNAWTFTADRKTERWAYLYGLLKTNIVRGSAIPLQLGLLWLLVTYASLQYLVANVFAIGVTGLYRYALDSQWTWA from the coding sequence ATGGTGCGGCGACTGCTCCGCATGGCAGTCGAGGGGCCGCTGGCGGTCCGGCTCCGGCGGTTCTTCCTCGTCGGCCTCCTCGCAGCGGGCGTCCAGCAGGGGCTGCTGTTCGGGTTCGTCGAACTCGGGAGACTCAACTACCTGCTTGCGGCGGCAATCGCCATCGAGATAACAATCGTGTTCCAGTACGTCCTGAACAACGCATGGACGTTCACCGCCGACCGGAAGACCGAGCGGTGGGCCTACCTATACGGACTGTTGAAGACCAACATCGTCCGGGGGTCGGCCATCCCGCTCCAGCTCGGGCTCCTGTGGCTGCTGGTCACGTACGCCTCCCTGCAGTACCTCGTTGCGAACGTCTTCGCCATCGGCGTCACGGGGCTGTACCGGTACGCGCTGGACTCCCAGTGGACCTGGGCGTGA